In Oncorhynchus keta strain PuntledgeMale-10-30-2019 unplaced genomic scaffold, Oket_V2 Un_contig_13469_pilon_pilon, whole genome shotgun sequence, the genomic stretch ATCTCAGAAACCATTTACACTGCTAGTTATGGCCTAATGTGGTCGCTGGATAAAAGCTTTGGATAAAAGCcgcctgctaaatggcatatattatcaaTATTATCAATATTAATGTTAGCTCGctttagctttagctacctgcagattcatactatAGCTGCTTCATGCACGATGGCTCGCTATGAAAATCTGTTTGTTTTGCTAGCTAGTTCTATATGAGTTGAAAATATGGTTAGTTGTTTAGCTAGTTACAACGCCTAAAGAAACGCtccacttggccagatgattacatgacccatcaagttagccaggtgtttCTGAGGTTGATTacggccatctattgtatttcatgaacatgccTACATGTCTGAGACAATAGTGACCCCTCCATTTAGCTAGACCCATCCACTCTAACCTCCATCCTTCTACTTCCTTCATCCTCtgacctctacccctccatctatgacctctacccctccatccttccaccctccatctctctgaccTCTAATCCTCCATCCTCtgactacctccatcctcctgacCTCTAATCCTCcatcctctgacctctaaccctcccaTCCTCTGACCTCTAATCCTCCATCCTCTGACCTCTAACTCCTCCATCCTCTGACCTCCTACCCCTCCATCCTCTGACCTCTACTCCTTCCATCCTCCTGACCTctgctccctccatcctctgaccTCTACCCTTCCATCCTCAGACCTCCTGCTCCTCCATCCTCTGACCTCTACCCTCCATCCTCTGACCTCTAATCCTCcatcctctgacctctaacccctccatcCTCTGACCTCTAATCCTCcatcctctgacctctaaccctccatcctctgacctccactccctccatcctctggacCTCTACCCTTCCATCCTCTGACCTCTGCTCCTCCATCCTCTGACCTCTACCCTTCCATCCTCAGACCTCTGCTCCTCCATCCTCTGACCTCTTACCTTTCCATCCTCTGACCTCTGCTCCTCCATCCTCTGACCTCTTACCCTTCCATCCTCTGACCTTCAACTCTCCATCCTCAGACCTCTGCTCCTCCATCCTCTGACCTCCACTCTTCTATCCTCTGACCTCTTACCCTCCATCCTTTCTGACCTCTGCTCCTCCATCCTCTGACCTCCACTCTTCTATCCTCTGACCTTCCACTCTCCATCCTCTGACCTCTACCCTTCCATCGTCTGACTATTCTTATTCTTTTGGCCTCTGCATTCAGTTGAGGTCTTCTcttgactttgtgtgtgtgtgtgactgtgagtgtgcGTAGTagcgtgtagtgtagtgtgtgtgtgtgtgtgtgtgtgtgtgtgtgtgtgtgtgtgtgtgtgtgtgtgtgtgtgtgtgtgtgtgtgtgtgtgtgtgtgtgtgttcactggttttccagaaattctGTTCGGAAGATTCTGGAATTATGAGGAAAGAAGCAAGATATCTGGGAATCCTCCACCCGGAAAACGAAGGAATTTAGCTGCACACCAGGGAATTTGGAGAACGTTCCCTTGCATTACTGCAACTCAAAGTGCCCAGTTTGTTGGTGAGGGAGTTGAGAGTGTGGGGAGTTGAGTGTGGGGGGAGTTGAGTGTGGGGGAGTTGAGTGTGGGGAGTTGAGTGTGGGGGAGTTGAGTGTGGGGGAGTTGAGGTGGGGGAGTTGGAGTGTGGGGGAGTTGGAGTGTGGGGGGAGTTGGAGTGTGGGGGGAGTTGCGTGTGGGGGAGTTGAGAGTGTGGGGGGAGTTGAGTGTGGGGGGATTTGAGTGTGGGGGGAGTTGAGTGTGGGGGGAGCTGAGTGTGGGGATTTGAGTGTGGGGGAGTTGGAGTGTGGGGAGCTGAGTGTGGGGGAGTTGAGTGTGGGGGAGTTGGAGTGTGAGGGGAGTTGAGTGTGGGGGAGTTGAGTGTGGGGGATTTGAGTGTGGGGGGATTTGAGTGTGGGGGGAGTTGAGTGTGGGGGATTTGAGTGTGGGGGGAGTTGGAGTGTGGGGAGTTGAGTGTGGGGGAAATGTCAAGGATGTCTCTCAGGACACTATGGCTGGGTTCCCACTAGATGGCCAAGCTGGCAacgctatattgtaaaaatgtatgatAAAAAATGTTGTCTTGATTTAAGGTTAGGTGTTCCTGTTCGCAGTGTGGTtcatgtcagggttaatgtcaggttaatgttaatgtcagggttaatgttaatgtcagggttaatgttaatgtcagggttaatgttaatgtcagggttaatgtcagggttaatgttaatgtcagggttaatgtcaggtttaatgtcagggttaatactcaggttaatgtcagggttaatgtcaggttaatgtcagggttaatgtcagggttaatgtcagggttaatgtcagggttaatgtcagggttaatgtcaggttaatgtcaggttaatgtcagggttaatgtcaggttaatgtcaggttagtgttaatgtcagggttaatgtcagggttaatgtcagggttaatgtcagggttaatgtcagggttaatgtcaggttaatgtcagggttaatgtcagggttaatgttaatgtcaggttaatgttaatgtcaggttaatgttaatgtcaggttaatatcaggttaatgtcagggttaatgtcaggttaatgtcaggttaatgtcaggttaatgtcaggttatgtcaggttaatgtcaggttaatgtcagggttaatgtcagggttaatatcagggttaatgtcagggttaatgttaatgtcagggttaatgttaatgtcagggttaatgtcaggttaatgtcagggttaatgtcagggttaatgtcaggttaatatcagggttaatgtcaggttaatgttaatgtcaggttaatgttaatgtcagggttaatgtcagggttaatgtcaggttaatgttaatgtcagggttaatgttaatgtcaggttaatgtcaggttaatgttaatgtcaggtgttaatgtcagggttaatgtta encodes the following:
- the LOC127918164 gene encoding uncharacterized protein LOC127918164 — translated: SPHSNSPTLKSPHSAPPTLNSPHTQIPPHSTPPTLSTPPHATPPTLQLPPHSNSPTLQLPHLNSPTLNSPTLNSPHSTPPHSTPPTLNSPHSQLPHQQTGHFELQ